CGGCGCCGGTGATGAAGGACGCCTCGTCGGAGAGCAGGAAGGCCACCAGCGGGGCGATCTCGGCGACCGTGCCGGTGCGGCCGAGAGGGGTCTCGCGGAGGTTGGCCTCGCGGAAGGCGGGGGCGGCGGAGGCGGTCATCTCGGTCTCGATGAAGCCGGGGTGGACGATGTTGACGCGGATGCCGCGCGGGCCCAGCTCCGTGGCAGCCGCCTTCGACAGGCCGCGCAGGGCCCACTTGCTGGCCGTGTAGGCGACCGGGTAGTGGCCGGTGAGCGCGGCGGTCGAACCGACGTTGACGATGGAGGCGCCGGGCGGCATCAGCGGGGCGAGGTGCTGGATGCCGAGCAGCGGGCCGGTGACGTTGACGGCGTGGACGCGGGCGAAGTCCTCGGGGCGTACGTCGTCGATGCGGGCGCGCCAGGTGATGCCCGCGTTGTTGACCAGGCCGTGGACCTGGCCGTACGACTCCCGCAGTTCCGCGGCGAGTTCGGCCCACTCCTTGTCGCTGGTGACGTCGAGGCGGCGGCAGCCCGGGGCGTCCGTGATGTCGGTGGCGATGACCCGGGCGCCCTCCCGGGTGAGGGTCTCGGCCTCGGCGGCGCCCTGGCCGCGAGCGGCGCCGGTGACGACCACCACCTTGCCCTTCAGCCGTGTCACGGCCGCTCCCGGCTGCGGCGGCGGCCGGTCGCCAGCGGCACCCGGTCGACACCGGCGACCACGGTGTTGGAGACACTGCCGATGCCCTCGACGGTGAGCGTCACGGTGTCGCCGGGCTTGAGCGGCGGCGGGTCCTGGCGGCCCCTCACACCCCAGAGCTCCGCCAGACAGCCGCCGTTGCCGCAGGTGCCCGAGCCGAGGACGTCACCGGGTCGGACGACCGTGCCGCGTGAGGCGTAGGCGGCCATCTCCTCGAAGGTCCAACTCATGTTGGAGAGCAGGTCCTTGCCGATGACCTCGCCGTTCACGGAGGCCGTCAGGGACAACCTGAGGAACCCGTCCGCGTCCCGGTACGGCTCCAGCTCGTCGGCGGTCACGAGATACGGCCCGAGCGTGGCGGCCGTGTCCTTGCCCTTGCAGGGGCCGAGGTTGACCTGCATCTCACGGGACTGCAGATCGCGGGCGGACCAGTCGTTGAGGATCGTGTAGCCGACGATGTGGTCCCGGGCCCGCTCGGGCGTGAGATCCCGGCCCTCGCGGCCGATGACCGCGGCGACCTCCAGCTCGAAGTCCAGGACCCGCGAACCCGGGGGCACGGGCACGTCGTCGTACGGCCCGATGACCGCGTAGGGGTTGGTGAAGTAGAAGGTCGGGGCGTCGTACCAGGCCTCCGGCACCCCGGCGTTGCCGTCGATCGAGCGTCGTACGCCCTCGACATGTTCCTCGAAGGTGACGAAGTCCCGGACGGTGGGCGGCTGGAGAGGCGCCAGCAGGCGTACGTCGGTCAGCGGTACGGCCGTTCCGAGGGGGTGCCCGCCGAGCGCGGCCTCGACCGGTGAGGTGCCGTCGGGCACAGGGCGTACGACGGTGTCCTCGACGACACCGACCCGGCGGCGGCCTTCGT
Above is a window of Streptomyces sp. NBC_00490 DNA encoding:
- a CDS encoding SDR family NAD(P)-dependent oxidoreductase → MTRLKGKVVVVTGAARGQGAAEAETLTREGARVIATDITDAPGCRRLDVTSDKEWAELAAELRESYGQVHGLVNNAGITWRARIDDVRPEDFARVHAVNVTGPLLGIQHLAPLMPPGASIVNVGSTAALTGHYPVAYTASKWALRGLSKAAATELGPRGIRVNIVHPGFIETEMTASAAPAFREANLRETPLGRTGTVAEIAPLVAFLLSDEASFITGAEIPVDGGLTAHGGVKSISDTLRDEAAGSGWEGRRPR
- a CDS encoding fumarylacetoacetate hydrolase family protein; this translates as MRIATYLHEGRRRVGVVEDTVVRPVPDGTSPVEAALGGHPLGTAVPLTDVRLLAPLQPPTVRDFVTFEEHVEGVRRSIDGNAGVPEAWYDAPTFYFTNPYAVIGPYDDVPVPPGSRVLDFELEVAAVIGREGRDLTPERARDHIVGYTILNDWSARDLQSREMQVNLGPCKGKDTAATLGPYLVTADELEPYRDADGFLRLSLTASVNGEVIGKDLLSNMSWTFEEMAAYASRGTVVRPGDVLGSGTCGNGGCLAELWGVRGRQDPPPLKPGDTVTLTVEGIGSVSNTVVAGVDRVPLATGRRRSRERP